In Cystobacter fuscus DSM 2262, the DNA window TCCGCGGGATCGCTCGTGGCCTCGAAGGCCTTGAGCAGGGCGTCCGCTTCCTTGTTGCCGAAGCGGTGCCAGTTGCGCGCCGCGACCGTGCCCACGGGCTGCACCGTCTCGGTGCCGAGGAAGTCCCGGTAGACGTAGTACGGATTGGGCTCGTCGGACGACCAACCCATGGACAAGTCGAACTCACCCTTCTGGATGCGCTCGAACCAGGGGCTGAAGTCGTAGGTCTTCAGGGTCGCGTCGATGCCCACCTGCTTGAGGTTCTGCGCGATGATCTGCGCGGCGCGCACCCAGTCGGACCAGCCCGTCACCACGTTGACGTCGTAGCGCAGGGGCTTCTTGTCCGGTCCCACGCGAATGCCATCGTCGCCGCGCTTGTAGCCCGCCTCGTCGAGCAGGGCGCCCGCCTTGGCGGCGTCGAACTTCACCCAGTCACCGCTCTCCACGGCCTTGGCGTTGCGCCAGCTGTTGTGGGTGTCGCTCAGGCCCGTGGCGTCCGAGGGCCGCGTGTAGTTGTACATGGCGACCTTGACGATCTGCTCGCGGTCGATCGCCATGCTGAGCGCCTTGCGCACGCGCACGTCGTCGAAGGGCTTCTTCGTGGTGTTGGCGTAGAGAATCACCGTGTTGCCCACGAGCGGGAACCAGTAGTGATTGTTCTCCTTGTCCTTGCTCACGTAGAGCCGCTCGATGTCCGGCACGAAGTTGCCCGCGTAGTCCACCTCGCCATTGAGCAGCGCGAGGTTGGCCTGGTCGTTGCCGGGGTAGGCCGGGAAGCGCAGGGCCTGGACGTAGGGCTTGCCCTGCTGCCAGTAGTTCGGGTTGCGGCCGATCTCCCAGATCTGGTTCTGGAAGACCTTGATCTCCGTGAAGGGCCCCGTGGCCACGGGGTTCTCGTTCTTGTAGGAGACCGGGTCGGCGACGTCCTTCCACTTGTGCTCGGGGACGATCGGCTGCTGCGCGATGTAGAGCAGGCCGGGCACGAAGACGCGGCTGAAGGTGAACTCCACCGTGGCGTCATCCTTGGCCTGCACGCCCTCGAGGAACGCCCACACGCTCGACAGATCCAGCGCCTTGTGCTTCTTGAGCAGCTCGAAGGTGAAGGCCACGTCCTTGGCGGTGAGCGGCTGGCCGTCCGACCACTTCACGCCCGGACGCACGGAGAAGGTGAGCGTCTTGTTGCCCTCGCCCCACGTGTACTTCTCGGCGAGCCACGGCACGTAGTCCGCCTTGAGCACGTTGAAGATGAGCATCGGCTCGTAGATGCCGGCGCGGGTGGGCCAGCGCGAGCTGCTGCTGGCCAGCAGGGGATTGAAGTTGCGGATCCAGGAGGTCTGTGCCTCCTGGGCAATGGTGACGGCCGTGGCCTTCTCCGCCGCGGGAGCCGTCGCGGTGGCCGCCGGCGTGCTCCCCTCCTGCTGCTTGCTCTTCGAACAGCCCGCCAGTCCCCCCAAGGAGACAAGACCCATGCACATCACGACTAGCCGGCGTTGCATCCACTGGTTGTTCATCTAGAGGCGCTCCTGGATTCCAGTTGAGGAGTAGGACCCGCTTCGGGTTGCTCGAAACGAGAAGGTAGTTCGCGCACCTACCCAGGCCGTGGCTTAGCATGGTTCTTCACCTCCTCCACCTCCAGAGTCATGCGTCTTCGCGGAGAGTCTCGACGCATCGCGGCGAACGACGCGCCGCGTCGAACCTGCTCTTCGCGCCTCATTGGAATGGAACAAAGGAATGGAACAAAGTCATTCACTCTCATCACGAGAGGAATGACGGATGAGAAGGTATTGGCGCGGGGCAGGACCCGGGGGTCCTGGGAGCGTGTCAGGCTTTTGAAGCCGCGCCCAGCTCGCCGAGCACCTGGGCGAGCTGCGCGAGGGGCAGCACGAAGTCCGCGGGCCCCTGGGCGAGCGCCGCGGCGGGCATGACCGGCATGTGCGCGGTCTCGGGCGACTGCACCAGCGTGACGCCCCCCGCCGCGCGCACCGCCGCGAGGCCTCGCGCCCCATCCTCGTTGGCGCCGGTGAGGATGATGGCCGCGAGCCGGGCGCCGTAGATGTACGCCGCCGATTCGAACAGCACGTCGATGGAGGGGCGCGAGTAGTGGACGGGCTCGTCCACCGAGAGCGACAGGGTGGGCCCCGTGTCCACCATCAGGTGGTAGTCCGGGGGAGCGAAGTAGACCGTCCCGGGCTTCACCGGCTCCTTGTCCTGGGCCTCCCTCACTGGCAGGGCACACCGGGGCGCGAAGATGTCCACGAGCAGGCTGGGCCGCTCGGGCGGAATGTGCAGGACGATCAACAGGGCGGGACGGAAGGTGCGCGGCAAGAGGGGCAGGAGGAAGGACAGCGCTTCCACGCCTCCCGCGGACACGCCCAGCACGACGGCGGAGACGCGGCCCCGGAACGCCTCGGGTCTGAGTCCGCTGGAGCTGAGGATGTCCGTGCCGTTCACGAAAAGCCCTGCCTCTTCTGGGCGAGCCACTCGTCCGGCACGAGTGGGGTGAAGGACTGCCCGTGTGCTCGAGAGTGTAGCGGCTTCCGGGGCCGAGCAAGCCCCGGGGGCCCAGCCCATCACGGAACGCTCGCGCACCCGGCCCACGGTTGAAGAGGAGTGTTTGTTTCTGGGCGTCGCGCCGTGCTTCCAGACGACACCTCCCGGCCCGCACTCGAGGGCGCGGGCCAGGAGGCAACGGTGGGACTTCAGGGGGCGATGTAGAGCCACCCGCCGAGCAGGGTGTTGTTGTCCACGCGCAGCTCGGGGTTCATCTGGTCCACGTTCACCGCGGCGCCCACGTAGGCCAGCCCTTGCGTGTCCGGGTTGCTCGACGGCGGGGGCGAGGCATTGCCGGTGATGGACACGGTCTCGCACCAGCCGGGCTGGAGAAGGCCCGTCTGGGCCTCACCCACGATGACATCCGTCAAAGGAGCGGGCGGCGAGGGGAGATGGAGGGTGGCGTCCGTGGACAGGAGCACGCTCACCCGGGTGCTCGCGGCGAGGGTGCCCTGGTTGCAGACGTTGACCTGCGTGGTGAGGCTCTGCCCGCTGCGGACGAACACGGGACTCTCCACCGAGGTGATGACGAAGTCCGCGTCCTGACCCACGCTCAGCAGGTAGCCCGGGTGGGTGTTGTTGTCCGTGCGGAACTCCTCGGGGACGTGGTTCGGGTCCATCACGGCGCCCAGGTGGAAGGTGCGCGTGCCGGGCGGGCTCATGGGCGGCGGATAGACGCTGCTGGCGGAGATGGACACCGTGGCGCACTGGTTGGGGGCCAGTGGCGGCACCGGCGCGTCACCCACGACCTGGTCCTCGAGGGGGCCCGGATACGAGGGGAGACGGATGTTCTCGTCCTCGGACAGGAGGAGGAACACGCGGCTGTCGTGGCGGCTGGTGCCCTGGTTGCAGACGGTGACCTGGGCGGAGAGGGGCTGGCCATGCTCCACGCTGGCGGGGCCCTGCACCGAGGTGATGACGAAGTCCGCCTCAT includes these proteins:
- a CDS encoding ABC transporter substrate-binding protein, which codes for MNNQWMQRRLVVMCMGLVSLGGLAGCSKSKQQEGSTPAATATAPAAEKATAVTIAQEAQTSWIRNFNPLLASSSSRWPTRAGIYEPMLIFNVLKADYVPWLAEKYTWGEGNKTLTFSVRPGVKWSDGQPLTAKDVAFTFELLKKHKALDLSSVWAFLEGVQAKDDATVEFTFSRVFVPGLLYIAQQPIVPEHKWKDVADPVSYKNENPVATGPFTEIKVFQNQIWEIGRNPNYWQQGKPYVQALRFPAYPGNDQANLALLNGEVDYAGNFVPDIERLYVSKDKENNHYWFPLVGNTVILYANTTKKPFDDVRVRKALSMAIDREQIVKVAMYNYTRPSDATGLSDTHNSWRNAKAVESGDWVKFDAAKAGALLDEAGYKRGDDGIRVGPDKKPLRYDVNVVTGWSDWVRAAQIIAQNLKQVGIDATLKTYDFSPWFERIQKGEFDLSMGWSSDEPNPYYVYRDFLGTETVQPVGTVAARNWHRFGNKEADALLKAFEATSDPAEQKKISDQLQVLFVENAPVIPLFPGPSWGEYSTRRFTGFPNKDNPYAKLTPNSIPENLLVLTEIKPK
- a CDS encoding chemotaxis protein CheB, encoding MNGTDILSSSGLRPEAFRGRVSAVVLGVSAGGVEALSFLLPLLPRTFRPALLIVLHIPPERPSLLVDIFAPRCALPVREAQDKEPVKPGTVYFAPPDYHLMVDTGPTLSLSVDEPVHYSRPSIDVLFESAAYIYGARLAAIILTGANEDGARGLAAVRAAGGVTLVQSPETAHMPVMPAAALAQGPADFVLPLAQLAQVLGELGAASKA